A genomic stretch from Papio anubis isolate 15944 chromosome 18, Panubis1.0, whole genome shotgun sequence includes:
- the NOD2 gene encoding nucleotide-binding oligomerization domain-containing protein 2 isoform X6, producing MVSRMHKALCQNCLELPSSGRLVGQLWPLAFPLGISLEGGVGRQIQAHQFCATGLLVFCTRPTHRCHACSPSLMGFDGGRGGGPVSPDEEERASVLLGHFLGCEMCSQEAFQAQRSQLVELLVSGSLEGFESVLDWLLSWEVLSWEDYEGIHLLGQPLSHLARRLLDTVWNKGTWACQKLVAAAQEAQADSQSPKLHGCWDPHSLHPARDLQSHRPAIVRRLHSHVEGVLDLARERGFVSQYECDEIRLPIFTPSQRARRLLDLATVKANGLAAFLLQHVQELPVPLALPLEAATCRKYMAKLRTTVSAQARFLSTYDGAETLCLEDIYTENGLEVWADAGMAGPPQKSPATLGLEELFSTRSHLNDDADTVLVVGEAGSGKSTLLQRLHLLWAAGRDFQEFLFVFPFSCRQLQCVAKPLSVRTLLFEHCCWPDVDQEDIFQFLLDHPDRVLLTFDGFDEFKFRFTDHERHCSPTDPTSVQTLLFNLLQGNLLKNARKVVTSRPAAVSAFLRKYIRTEFYLKGFSEQGIELYLRKRHREPGVADRLIRLLQATSALHGLCHLPVFSWMVSKCHQELLLQEGVSPKTTTDMYLLILQHFLLHATSPDSASQGLGPSLLRGRLPTLLHLGRLALWGLGMCCYVFSAQQLQAAQVSPDDISLGFLVRAKGVMPGSTAPLEFLHITFQCFFAAFYLAFSADVSPALLRHLFNCGRPGNSPMARLLPTLCIQGSEGKDGSVAALLQKAEPHNLQITAAFLAGLLSREHWDLLAECQASEKALLRRQACARWCLARSLRKHFHSIPPAAPGEAKSMHAMPGFIWLIRSLYEMQEERLARKAARGLNVGHLKLTFCSVGPAECAALAFVLRHLRQPVALQLDYNSVGDIGVEQLLPCLGVCKALYLRDNNISDRGICKLIECALHCEQLQKLALFNNKLTDGCAHSMAKLLACRQNFLALSLEENHLQDEGVCCLAEGLKRNSSLKILKLSNNCITYLGAEALLQALEKNDTILEVWLRGNIFSLEEADKLGCRDTRLLL from the exons ATGGTCTCCAGGATGCACAAGGCTTTGTGCCAGAATTGCCTGGAATTACCTAGTTCTGGAAGGCTGGTTGGCCAACTCTGGCCTCTGGCTTTTCCTTTGGGAATTTCCCTTGAAGGTGGGGTTGGTAGACAGATCCAGGCTCACCAGTTCTGTGCCACTGGGCTTTTGGTGTTCTGCACAAGGCCCACCCACAGATGCCATGCCTGCTCCCCCAGCCTAATGGGCTTTGATGGGGGAAGAGGGGGTGGTCCAGTCTCTCCCGATGAGGAGGAAAGAGCAAGTGTCCTCCTCGGACATTTTCTGG GTTGTGAAATGTGCTCGCAGGAGGCTTTTCAGGCACAGAGGAGTCAGCTGGTGGAGCTGCTGGTCTCAGGGTCCCTGGAGGGCTTCGAGAGTGTCCTGGACTGGCTGCTGTCCTGGGAGGTCCTCTCCTGGGAAGACTACGAGGGCATCCACCTCCTGGGCCAGCCTCTCTCCCACTTGGCCAGGCGCCTCCTGGACACCGTCTGGAATAAGGGTACTTGGGCCTGTCAGAAACTCGTCGCCGCTGCCCAGGAAGCCCAGGCCGACAGCCAATCCCCGAAGCTGCATGGCTGCTGGGACCCCCACTCGCTCCACCCAGCCCGAGACCTGCAGAGTCACCGGCCAGCCATTGTCAGGAggctccacagccatgtggaggGCGTGCTGGACCTGGCACGAGAGCGGGGTTTCGTCAGCCAGTACGAATGTGACGAAATCAGGCTGCCAATCTTCACACCGTCCCAGAGG GCAAGAAGGCTGCTCGATCTTGCCACAGTGAAAGCGAATGGATTGGCCGCCTTCCTTCTACAACATGTTCAGGAATTACCAGTCCCGTTGGCCCTGCCTTTGGAAG CTGCCACATGCAGGAAGTACATGGCCAAGCTGAGGACCACGGTGTCTGCTCAGGCTCGCTTCCTCAGTACCTATGATGGGGCAGAGACGCTCTGCCTGGAGGACATATACACAGAGAATGGCCTGGAGGTCTGGGCAGATGCGGGCATGGCTGGACCCCCGCAGAAGAGCCCGGCCACCCTGGGCCTGGAGGAGCTCTTCAGCACCCGCAGCCACCTCAACGACGATGCAGACACCGTGCTGGTGGTCGGTGAGGCGGGCAGCGGCAAGAGCACGCTCCTGCAGCGGCTCCACTTGCTGTGGGCTGCAGGGCGAGACTTCCAGgaatttctctttgtcttcccaTTCAGCTGCCGGCAGCTGCAGTGCGTGGCCAAACCACTCTCCGTGCGGACGCTACTCTTTGAGCACTGCTGTTGGCCTGATGTTGATCAAGAGGACATCTTCCAGTTCCTCCTTGACCACCCTGACCGTGTCCTGTTAACCTTTGATGGCTTTGATGAGTTCAAGTTCAGGTTCACGGATCATGAGCGTCACTGCTCCCCGACCGACCCCACCTCTGTCCAGACCCTGCTCTTCAACCTTCTGCAGGGCAACCTGCTGAAGAATGCCCGAAAGGTGGTGACCAGCCGTCCAGCCGCTGTGTCAGCATTCCTCAGGAAGTACATCCGCACCGAGTTCTACCTCAAGGGCTTCTCTGAACAGGGCATCGAGCTGTACTTGAGGAAGCGCCATCGTGAGCCTGGGGTGGCGGACCGCCTCATCCGCCTGCTCCAAGCGACCTCAGCCCTGCACGGTTTGTGCCACCTTCCCGTCTTCTCGTGGATGGTGTCCAAATGCCACCAGGAACTGTTGCTGCAGGAGGGGGTGTCCCCAAAGACCACTACAGATATGTACCTGCTGATCCTGCAGCATTTTCTGCTGCATGCCACCTccccagactcagcctcccagggtctGGGACCCAGTCTTCTTCGGGGCCGTCTCCCCACCCTTCTGCACCTGGGCAGACTAGCCCTGTGGGGCCTGGGCATGTGCTGCTACGTGTTCTCAGCCCAGCAGCTCCAGGCAGCACAGGTCAGCCCTGATGACATTTCTCTTGGCTTCCTGGTGCGTGCCAAAGGTGTCATGCCAGGGAGTACGGCGCCCCTGGAATTCCTGCACATCACTTTCCAGTGCTTCTTTGCTGCATTCTACCTGGCATTCAGTGCTGATGTGTCACCAGCTTTGCTCAGACACCTCTTCAATTGTGGCAGGCCAGGCAACTCACCGATGGCCAGGCTCCTGCCCACGCTGTGCATCCAGGGCTCAGAGGGAAAGGACGGCAGTGTGGCAGCTTTGCTGCAGAAGGCCGAGCCGCACAACCTTCAGATCACGGCAGCCTTCCTGGCGGGGCTGTTGTCCCGGGAGCACTGGGACCTGCTGGCCGAGTGCCAGGCATCTGAGAAGGCCCTGCTCCGGCGCCAGGCCTGTGCCCGCTGGTGTCTGGCCCGCAGCCTCCGCAAGCACTTCCACTCCATCCCGCCAGCTGCGCCGGGTGAGGCCAAGAGCATGCACGCCATGCCCGGGTTCATCTGGCTTATCCGGAGCCTATACGAGATGCAGGAGGAGCGGTTGGCACGGAAGGCTGCACGTGGCCTGAATGTCGGGCACCTCAAGTTGACATTTTGCAGTGTGGGCCCCGCCGAGTGTGCTGCCCTGGCCTTTGTGCTGCGGCACCTCCGGCAGCCCGTGGCCCTGCAGCTGGACTACAACTCTGTGGGTGACATTGGCGTGGAGCAGCTGCTGCCTTGCCTTGGTGTCTGCAAGGCTCTGTA TTTGCGCGATAACAATATCTCAGACCGAGGCATCTGCAAGCTCATTGAATGTGCTCTTCACTGCGAGCAATTGCAGAAGTTAGC TCTATTCAACAACAAATTGACTGACGGCTGTGCACACTCCATGGCTAAGCTCCTTGCATGCAGGCAGAACTTCTTGGCATTGAG
- the NOD2 gene encoding nucleotide-binding oligomerization domain-containing protein 2 isoform X4, translating into MVSRMHKALCQNCLELPSSGRLVGQLWPLAFPLGISLEGGVGRQIQAHQFCATGLLVFCTRPTHRCHACSPSLMGFDGGRGGGPVSPDEEERASVLLGHFLGCEMCSQEAFQAQRSQLVELLVSGSLEGFESVLDWLLSWEVLSWEDYEGIHLLGQPLSHLARRLLDTVWNKGTWACQKLVAAAQEAQADSQSPKLHGCWDPHSLHPARDLQSHRPAIVRRLHSHVEGVLDLARERGFVSQYECDEIRLPIFTPSQRARRLLDLATVKANGLAAFLLQHVQELPVPLALPLEAATCRKYMAKLRTTVSAQARFLSTYDGAETLCLEDIYTENGLEVWADAGMAGPPQKSPATLGLEELFSTRSHLNDDADTVLVVGEAGSGKSTLLQRLHLLWAAGRDFQEFLFVFPFSCRQLQCVAKPLSVRTLLFEHCCWPDVDQEDIFQFLLDHPDRVLLTFDGFDEFKFRFTDHERHCSPTDPTSVQTLLFNLLQGNLLKNARKVVTSRPAAVSAFLRKYIRTEFYLKGFSEQGIELYLRKRHREPGVADRLIRLLQATSALHGLCHLPVFSWMVSKCHQELLLQEGVSPKTTTDMYLLILQHFLLHATSPDSASQGLGPSLLRGRLPTLLHLGRLALWGLGMCCYVFSAQQLQAAQVSPDDISLGFLVRAKGVMPGSTAPLEFLHITFQCFFAAFYLAFSADVSPALLRHLFNCGRPGNSPMARLLPTLCIQGSEGKDGSVAALLQKAEPHNLQITAAFLAGLLSREHWDLLAECQASEKALLRRQACARWCLARSLRKHFHSIPPAAPGEAKSMHAMPGFIWLIRSLYEMQEERLARKAARGLNVGHLKLTFCSVGPAECAALAFVLRHLRQPVALQLDYNSVGDIGVEQLLPCLGVCKALYLRDNNISDRGICKLIECALHCEQLQKLALFNNKLTDGCAHSMAKLLACRQNFLALRLGNNHITAAGARVLAEGLRGNASLQFLGFWGNRVGDEGAQALAEALGDHQSLRWLSLEENHLQDEGVCCLAEGLKRNSSLKILKLSNNCITYLGAEALLQALEKNDTILEVWLRGNIFSLEEADKLGCRDTRLLL; encoded by the exons ATGGTCTCCAGGATGCACAAGGCTTTGTGCCAGAATTGCCTGGAATTACCTAGTTCTGGAAGGCTGGTTGGCCAACTCTGGCCTCTGGCTTTTCCTTTGGGAATTTCCCTTGAAGGTGGGGTTGGTAGACAGATCCAGGCTCACCAGTTCTGTGCCACTGGGCTTTTGGTGTTCTGCACAAGGCCCACCCACAGATGCCATGCCTGCTCCCCCAGCCTAATGGGCTTTGATGGGGGAAGAGGGGGTGGTCCAGTCTCTCCCGATGAGGAGGAAAGAGCAAGTGTCCTCCTCGGACATTTTCTGG GTTGTGAAATGTGCTCGCAGGAGGCTTTTCAGGCACAGAGGAGTCAGCTGGTGGAGCTGCTGGTCTCAGGGTCCCTGGAGGGCTTCGAGAGTGTCCTGGACTGGCTGCTGTCCTGGGAGGTCCTCTCCTGGGAAGACTACGAGGGCATCCACCTCCTGGGCCAGCCTCTCTCCCACTTGGCCAGGCGCCTCCTGGACACCGTCTGGAATAAGGGTACTTGGGCCTGTCAGAAACTCGTCGCCGCTGCCCAGGAAGCCCAGGCCGACAGCCAATCCCCGAAGCTGCATGGCTGCTGGGACCCCCACTCGCTCCACCCAGCCCGAGACCTGCAGAGTCACCGGCCAGCCATTGTCAGGAggctccacagccatgtggaggGCGTGCTGGACCTGGCACGAGAGCGGGGTTTCGTCAGCCAGTACGAATGTGACGAAATCAGGCTGCCAATCTTCACACCGTCCCAGAGG GCAAGAAGGCTGCTCGATCTTGCCACAGTGAAAGCGAATGGATTGGCCGCCTTCCTTCTACAACATGTTCAGGAATTACCAGTCCCGTTGGCCCTGCCTTTGGAAG CTGCCACATGCAGGAAGTACATGGCCAAGCTGAGGACCACGGTGTCTGCTCAGGCTCGCTTCCTCAGTACCTATGATGGGGCAGAGACGCTCTGCCTGGAGGACATATACACAGAGAATGGCCTGGAGGTCTGGGCAGATGCGGGCATGGCTGGACCCCCGCAGAAGAGCCCGGCCACCCTGGGCCTGGAGGAGCTCTTCAGCACCCGCAGCCACCTCAACGACGATGCAGACACCGTGCTGGTGGTCGGTGAGGCGGGCAGCGGCAAGAGCACGCTCCTGCAGCGGCTCCACTTGCTGTGGGCTGCAGGGCGAGACTTCCAGgaatttctctttgtcttcccaTTCAGCTGCCGGCAGCTGCAGTGCGTGGCCAAACCACTCTCCGTGCGGACGCTACTCTTTGAGCACTGCTGTTGGCCTGATGTTGATCAAGAGGACATCTTCCAGTTCCTCCTTGACCACCCTGACCGTGTCCTGTTAACCTTTGATGGCTTTGATGAGTTCAAGTTCAGGTTCACGGATCATGAGCGTCACTGCTCCCCGACCGACCCCACCTCTGTCCAGACCCTGCTCTTCAACCTTCTGCAGGGCAACCTGCTGAAGAATGCCCGAAAGGTGGTGACCAGCCGTCCAGCCGCTGTGTCAGCATTCCTCAGGAAGTACATCCGCACCGAGTTCTACCTCAAGGGCTTCTCTGAACAGGGCATCGAGCTGTACTTGAGGAAGCGCCATCGTGAGCCTGGGGTGGCGGACCGCCTCATCCGCCTGCTCCAAGCGACCTCAGCCCTGCACGGTTTGTGCCACCTTCCCGTCTTCTCGTGGATGGTGTCCAAATGCCACCAGGAACTGTTGCTGCAGGAGGGGGTGTCCCCAAAGACCACTACAGATATGTACCTGCTGATCCTGCAGCATTTTCTGCTGCATGCCACCTccccagactcagcctcccagggtctGGGACCCAGTCTTCTTCGGGGCCGTCTCCCCACCCTTCTGCACCTGGGCAGACTAGCCCTGTGGGGCCTGGGCATGTGCTGCTACGTGTTCTCAGCCCAGCAGCTCCAGGCAGCACAGGTCAGCCCTGATGACATTTCTCTTGGCTTCCTGGTGCGTGCCAAAGGTGTCATGCCAGGGAGTACGGCGCCCCTGGAATTCCTGCACATCACTTTCCAGTGCTTCTTTGCTGCATTCTACCTGGCATTCAGTGCTGATGTGTCACCAGCTTTGCTCAGACACCTCTTCAATTGTGGCAGGCCAGGCAACTCACCGATGGCCAGGCTCCTGCCCACGCTGTGCATCCAGGGCTCAGAGGGAAAGGACGGCAGTGTGGCAGCTTTGCTGCAGAAGGCCGAGCCGCACAACCTTCAGATCACGGCAGCCTTCCTGGCGGGGCTGTTGTCCCGGGAGCACTGGGACCTGCTGGCCGAGTGCCAGGCATCTGAGAAGGCCCTGCTCCGGCGCCAGGCCTGTGCCCGCTGGTGTCTGGCCCGCAGCCTCCGCAAGCACTTCCACTCCATCCCGCCAGCTGCGCCGGGTGAGGCCAAGAGCATGCACGCCATGCCCGGGTTCATCTGGCTTATCCGGAGCCTATACGAGATGCAGGAGGAGCGGTTGGCACGGAAGGCTGCACGTGGCCTGAATGTCGGGCACCTCAAGTTGACATTTTGCAGTGTGGGCCCCGCCGAGTGTGCTGCCCTGGCCTTTGTGCTGCGGCACCTCCGGCAGCCCGTGGCCCTGCAGCTGGACTACAACTCTGTGGGTGACATTGGCGTGGAGCAGCTGCTGCCTTGCCTTGGTGTCTGCAAGGCTCTGTA TTTGCGCGATAACAATATCTCAGACCGAGGCATCTGCAAGCTCATTGAATGTGCTCTTCACTGCGAGCAATTGCAGAAGTTAGC TCTATTCAACAACAAATTGACTGACGGCTGTGCACACTCCATGGCTAAGCTCCTTGCATGCAGGCAGAACTTCTTGGCATTGAG GCTGGGGAATAACCACATCACCGCCGCGGGAGCCCGAGTGCTGGCCGAGGGGCTCCGAGGCAATGCCTCCTTGCAGTTCCTGGG
- the NOD2 gene encoding nucleotide-binding oligomerization domain-containing protein 2 isoform X5 yields the protein MVSRMHKALCQNCLELPSSGRLVGQLWPLAFPLGISLEGGVGRQIQAHQFCATGLLVFCTRPTHRCHACSPSLMGFDGGRGGGPVSPDEEERASVLLGHFLGCEMCSQEAFQAQRSQLVELLVSGSLEGFESVLDWLLSWEVLSWEDYEGIHLLGQPLSHLARRLLDTVWNKGTWACQKLVAAAQEAQADSQSPKLHGCWDPHSLHPARDLQSHRPAIVRRLHSHVEGVLDLARERGFVSQYECDEIRLPIFTPSQRARRLLDLATVKANGLAAFLLQHVQELPVPLALPLEAATCRKYMAKLRTTVSAQARFLSTYDGAETLCLEDIYTENGLEVWADAGMAGPPQKSPATLGLEELFSTRSHLNDDADTVLVVGEAGSGKSTLLQRLHLLWAAGRDFQEFLFVFPFSCRQLQCVAKPLSVRTLLFEHCCWPDVDQEDIFQFLLDHPDRVLLTFDGFDEFKFRFTDHERHCSPTDPTSVQTLLFNLLQGNLLKNARKVVTSRPAAVSAFLRKYIRTEFYLKGFSEQGIELYLRKRHREPGVADRLIRLLQATSALHGLCHLPVFSWMVSKCHQELLLQEGVSPKTTTDMYLLILQHFLLHATSPDSASQGLGPSLLRGRLPTLLHLGRLALWGLGMCCYVFSAQQLQAAQVSPDDISLGFLVRAKGVMPGSTAPLEFLHITFQCFFAAFYLAFSADVSPALLRHLFNCGRPGNSPMARLLPTLCIQGSEGKDGSVAALLQKAEPHNLQITAAFLAGLLSREHWDLLAECQASEKALLRRQACARWCLARSLRKHFHSIPPAAPGEAKSMHAMPGFIWLIRSLYEMQEERLARKAARGLNVGHLKLTFCSVGPAECAALAFVLRHLRQPVALQLDYNSVGDIGVEQLLPCLGVCKALYLRDNNISDRGICKLIECALHCEQLQKLALFNNKLTDGCAHSMAKLLACRQNFLALRLGNNHITAAGARVLAEGLRGNASLQFLGFWGNRVGDEGAQALAEALGDHQSLRWLSLEENHLQDEGVCCLAEGLKRNSSLKILKLSFCQELVKSPGLPGAVAHTCNPSTLGG from the exons ATGGTCTCCAGGATGCACAAGGCTTTGTGCCAGAATTGCCTGGAATTACCTAGTTCTGGAAGGCTGGTTGGCCAACTCTGGCCTCTGGCTTTTCCTTTGGGAATTTCCCTTGAAGGTGGGGTTGGTAGACAGATCCAGGCTCACCAGTTCTGTGCCACTGGGCTTTTGGTGTTCTGCACAAGGCCCACCCACAGATGCCATGCCTGCTCCCCCAGCCTAATGGGCTTTGATGGGGGAAGAGGGGGTGGTCCAGTCTCTCCCGATGAGGAGGAAAGAGCAAGTGTCCTCCTCGGACATTTTCTGG GTTGTGAAATGTGCTCGCAGGAGGCTTTTCAGGCACAGAGGAGTCAGCTGGTGGAGCTGCTGGTCTCAGGGTCCCTGGAGGGCTTCGAGAGTGTCCTGGACTGGCTGCTGTCCTGGGAGGTCCTCTCCTGGGAAGACTACGAGGGCATCCACCTCCTGGGCCAGCCTCTCTCCCACTTGGCCAGGCGCCTCCTGGACACCGTCTGGAATAAGGGTACTTGGGCCTGTCAGAAACTCGTCGCCGCTGCCCAGGAAGCCCAGGCCGACAGCCAATCCCCGAAGCTGCATGGCTGCTGGGACCCCCACTCGCTCCACCCAGCCCGAGACCTGCAGAGTCACCGGCCAGCCATTGTCAGGAggctccacagccatgtggaggGCGTGCTGGACCTGGCACGAGAGCGGGGTTTCGTCAGCCAGTACGAATGTGACGAAATCAGGCTGCCAATCTTCACACCGTCCCAGAGG GCAAGAAGGCTGCTCGATCTTGCCACAGTGAAAGCGAATGGATTGGCCGCCTTCCTTCTACAACATGTTCAGGAATTACCAGTCCCGTTGGCCCTGCCTTTGGAAG CTGCCACATGCAGGAAGTACATGGCCAAGCTGAGGACCACGGTGTCTGCTCAGGCTCGCTTCCTCAGTACCTATGATGGGGCAGAGACGCTCTGCCTGGAGGACATATACACAGAGAATGGCCTGGAGGTCTGGGCAGATGCGGGCATGGCTGGACCCCCGCAGAAGAGCCCGGCCACCCTGGGCCTGGAGGAGCTCTTCAGCACCCGCAGCCACCTCAACGACGATGCAGACACCGTGCTGGTGGTCGGTGAGGCGGGCAGCGGCAAGAGCACGCTCCTGCAGCGGCTCCACTTGCTGTGGGCTGCAGGGCGAGACTTCCAGgaatttctctttgtcttcccaTTCAGCTGCCGGCAGCTGCAGTGCGTGGCCAAACCACTCTCCGTGCGGACGCTACTCTTTGAGCACTGCTGTTGGCCTGATGTTGATCAAGAGGACATCTTCCAGTTCCTCCTTGACCACCCTGACCGTGTCCTGTTAACCTTTGATGGCTTTGATGAGTTCAAGTTCAGGTTCACGGATCATGAGCGTCACTGCTCCCCGACCGACCCCACCTCTGTCCAGACCCTGCTCTTCAACCTTCTGCAGGGCAACCTGCTGAAGAATGCCCGAAAGGTGGTGACCAGCCGTCCAGCCGCTGTGTCAGCATTCCTCAGGAAGTACATCCGCACCGAGTTCTACCTCAAGGGCTTCTCTGAACAGGGCATCGAGCTGTACTTGAGGAAGCGCCATCGTGAGCCTGGGGTGGCGGACCGCCTCATCCGCCTGCTCCAAGCGACCTCAGCCCTGCACGGTTTGTGCCACCTTCCCGTCTTCTCGTGGATGGTGTCCAAATGCCACCAGGAACTGTTGCTGCAGGAGGGGGTGTCCCCAAAGACCACTACAGATATGTACCTGCTGATCCTGCAGCATTTTCTGCTGCATGCCACCTccccagactcagcctcccagggtctGGGACCCAGTCTTCTTCGGGGCCGTCTCCCCACCCTTCTGCACCTGGGCAGACTAGCCCTGTGGGGCCTGGGCATGTGCTGCTACGTGTTCTCAGCCCAGCAGCTCCAGGCAGCACAGGTCAGCCCTGATGACATTTCTCTTGGCTTCCTGGTGCGTGCCAAAGGTGTCATGCCAGGGAGTACGGCGCCCCTGGAATTCCTGCACATCACTTTCCAGTGCTTCTTTGCTGCATTCTACCTGGCATTCAGTGCTGATGTGTCACCAGCTTTGCTCAGACACCTCTTCAATTGTGGCAGGCCAGGCAACTCACCGATGGCCAGGCTCCTGCCCACGCTGTGCATCCAGGGCTCAGAGGGAAAGGACGGCAGTGTGGCAGCTTTGCTGCAGAAGGCCGAGCCGCACAACCTTCAGATCACGGCAGCCTTCCTGGCGGGGCTGTTGTCCCGGGAGCACTGGGACCTGCTGGCCGAGTGCCAGGCATCTGAGAAGGCCCTGCTCCGGCGCCAGGCCTGTGCCCGCTGGTGTCTGGCCCGCAGCCTCCGCAAGCACTTCCACTCCATCCCGCCAGCTGCGCCGGGTGAGGCCAAGAGCATGCACGCCATGCCCGGGTTCATCTGGCTTATCCGGAGCCTATACGAGATGCAGGAGGAGCGGTTGGCACGGAAGGCTGCACGTGGCCTGAATGTCGGGCACCTCAAGTTGACATTTTGCAGTGTGGGCCCCGCCGAGTGTGCTGCCCTGGCCTTTGTGCTGCGGCACCTCCGGCAGCCCGTGGCCCTGCAGCTGGACTACAACTCTGTGGGTGACATTGGCGTGGAGCAGCTGCTGCCTTGCCTTGGTGTCTGCAAGGCTCTGTA TTTGCGCGATAACAATATCTCAGACCGAGGCATCTGCAAGCTCATTGAATGTGCTCTTCACTGCGAGCAATTGCAGAAGTTAGC TCTATTCAACAACAAATTGACTGACGGCTGTGCACACTCCATGGCTAAGCTCCTTGCATGCAGGCAGAACTTCTTGGCATTGAG GCTGGGGAATAACCACATCACCGCCGCGGGAGCCCGAGTGCTGGCCGAGGGGCTCCGAGGCAATGCCTCCTTGCAGTTCCTGGG